A portion of the Krasilnikovia cinnamomea genome contains these proteins:
- the eccD gene encoding type VII secretion integral membrane protein EccD yields the protein MSVSAAAERCRITVVAGERQLDLAVPADIPLVDMLPAIVDLFGAETTKRFAGKSLALQRLGSGVLDEEQTAAGLGLHDGDIVYLNASDTPLPTFAHDDLIDGVAGTVANRPMRWSPVFTRRTLRAGAAVPLALGLAAPAMAGPGPVRILAALTMAVVLLAGALLASRTLADRPAALLLGGAAIAYAALGGALAPDLAGPAPAGGARLAAAAACAAAVAAAVAIAIGALGPMVATVLPAAACAVVGGLLQAGGTVPADAAAAIVVGAVLLASPLLPSLAFRLAGMRLPDLPVTAHDITHDVAPVPDAVLTRQSAAADRYVTAGHLAIGLVAAAALTTLTGGGWASALLALNVCALLLLRFRVLTGGWQRLALLVPAGYGLALLVVRAAAAWDWPVRLTVLPAAALATSAALLAAAQAPDSRRPRPYWGRAAELAESALAVALVPSVLAVLGVYAYVRGLGG from the coding sequence GTGAGCGTCAGCGCGGCGGCGGAGCGGTGCCGGATCACCGTCGTGGCCGGTGAACGACAATTGGATCTGGCCGTGCCGGCGGACATCCCGCTCGTCGACATGCTGCCCGCCATCGTGGACCTGTTCGGCGCCGAGACCACCAAACGGTTCGCCGGCAAGAGCCTGGCGCTGCAGCGGCTGGGCTCCGGCGTGCTCGACGAGGAGCAGACCGCCGCCGGGCTGGGTCTGCACGACGGCGACATCGTGTACCTCAACGCCAGCGACACACCGCTGCCGACGTTCGCCCACGACGATCTCATCGACGGGGTGGCCGGCACGGTCGCGAACCGCCCGATGCGCTGGTCGCCGGTGTTCACCCGCCGTACGTTGCGGGCTGGTGCGGCCGTGCCGCTCGCGCTCGGCCTGGCCGCCCCCGCCATGGCCGGTCCCGGTCCGGTGCGGATCCTGGCCGCGCTGACCATGGCCGTGGTGCTGCTTGCGGGCGCGCTGCTCGCCTCGCGGACGCTGGCGGACCGGCCGGCCGCGCTGCTGCTCGGCGGCGCGGCCATCGCCTACGCGGCGCTCGGCGGCGCGCTCGCGCCCGATCTCGCCGGGCCCGCTCCGGCCGGTGGGGCCCGGCTGGCCGCCGCCGCGGCCTGCGCTGCCGCCGTGGCCGCGGCCGTGGCGATCGCCATCGGCGCGTTGGGCCCCATGGTGGCGACCGTGCTGCCGGCGGCCGCCTGCGCGGTGGTCGGCGGGCTGCTGCAGGCCGGCGGGACCGTGCCGGCGGATGCCGCCGCGGCGATCGTCGTCGGTGCGGTGCTGCTGGCCAGCCCGCTGCTGCCGTCGCTGGCGTTCCGCCTGGCCGGGATGCGGCTGCCCGACCTACCGGTCACGGCGCACGACATCACCCACGACGTGGCGCCCGTGCCGGACGCGGTGCTGACCCGCCAGAGCGCCGCCGCCGACCGGTACGTCACCGCCGGGCACCTGGCGATCGGGCTGGTGGCGGCCGCCGCGTTGACGACGCTGACCGGCGGTGGATGGGCGTCGGCGCTGCTGGCCCTCAACGTCTGTGCCCTGCTGCTGCTGCGCTTCCGGGTGCTGACCGGCGGCTGGCAGCGCCTGGCTCTGCTCGTCCCGGCCGGGTACGGGCTTGCCCTGCTGGTCGTGCGGGCCGCCGCGGCATGGGACTGGCCGGTACGGCTGACGGTCCTGCCGGCCGCCGCGCTGGCCACGTCGGCTGCCCTGCTCGCCGCCGCGCAGGCCCCGGACAGCCGCCGTCCCCGCCCGTACTGGGGCCGGGCCGCCGAGCTGGCCGAGAGCGCCCTGGCCGTGGCGCTGGTCCCTTCCGTGCTCGCGGTGCTCGGTGTGTACGCCTACGTGCGGGGCCTGGGTGGCTGA
- the eccB gene encoding type VII secretion protein EccB, translating to MQTKRDQLQAHNFVVGRLRSALLHGDADALETPTRRFSVAAFAGAIVAALIVAGFGAYGFFFPGANTAWREPGTIIVEKETGTRYLYDRAHEVLRPVLNHASARLLVGADARIRSVSAKSLRGVRHGLPLGIPNAPDALPARNRLTAAPWLVCVTTAAGTAPPSVTLAIGQDRGTTATAEPDAAALVADGTDRYLIWNGRRLRVAGPAAAVALQLDQVTPVRVTAAWLGVWPDGPDLSPPRIPGRGAPGPTVGGKATRVGQVLQAATGTGPANFWLVLADGLRPLSTTVAGLVLADPASHSAYPGGDPGATVVSAAGVAAAPRSTAGLDLGELPPRPPRLIDPAGARNQSLCARTGFGPAGQDLVWADAGALAGGAAPPGADGAPALDRVAIAGGVGVLARSDPGPQLSLITDVGLRFPLSADAVAALGYADVPALDVPPSLLSLLPVGPTLDPRAAGA from the coding sequence ATGCAGACCAAGCGTGACCAGCTCCAGGCGCACAACTTCGTGGTGGGCCGGCTGCGGTCGGCGCTGCTGCACGGCGATGCGGACGCTCTGGAGACACCCACGCGCAGGTTCAGTGTCGCGGCGTTCGCGGGGGCCATCGTCGCGGCGCTGATCGTGGCGGGCTTCGGCGCCTACGGCTTCTTCTTCCCGGGCGCGAACACCGCCTGGCGGGAGCCGGGCACGATCATCGTGGAGAAGGAGACCGGTACCCGCTATCTCTACGACCGCGCGCACGAGGTGCTGCGACCGGTGCTCAACCACGCCTCCGCGCGCCTGCTGGTCGGCGCCGACGCCCGGATCCGATCGGTGTCCGCCAAGTCACTGCGCGGCGTACGCCACGGCCTGCCGCTCGGCATCCCGAACGCGCCGGACGCCCTGCCAGCACGGAACCGGCTGACCGCCGCGCCGTGGCTGGTCTGCGTCACCACCGCCGCGGGCACGGCACCGCCCAGCGTCACCCTGGCGATCGGCCAGGACCGCGGCACGACCGCGACGGCGGAGCCCGACGCCGCCGCACTGGTCGCCGACGGCACCGACCGGTATCTGATCTGGAACGGCCGTCGGCTGCGGGTCGCCGGCCCGGCGGCCGCGGTGGCGTTGCAGCTCGACCAGGTCACCCCGGTGCGGGTCACGGCGGCCTGGCTCGGCGTGTGGCCGGACGGACCCGACCTGAGTCCACCGCGGATCCCGGGGCGGGGTGCTCCGGGACCCACCGTCGGTGGCAAGGCGACCCGCGTCGGGCAGGTGCTCCAGGCCGCCACCGGCACGGGTCCGGCGAACTTCTGGCTCGTGCTCGCCGACGGTCTGCGCCCGCTGTCGACCACGGTGGCCGGTCTGGTGCTCGCCGACCCCGCCAGCCACAGCGCGTACCCGGGAGGGGATCCGGGCGCGACGGTGGTCTCCGCCGCCGGGGTGGCCGCAGCGCCGCGTTCCACGGCCGGGCTGGACCTCGGCGAGTTGCCGCCGCGGCCGCCCCGGCTGATCGATCCCGCCGGTGCCCGGAACCAGTCTCTGTGCGCCCGCACCGGCTTCGGCCCGGCCGGTCAGGACCTGGTGTGGGCCGATGCCGGGGCACTTGCGGGCGGTGCGGCGCCGCCCGGTGCGGACGGCGCGCCGGCCCTCGACCGGGTGGCGATCGCCGGTGGGGTCGGGGTGCTGGCCCGGTCCGATCCCGGCCCGCAGCTCTCGCTGATCACCGATGTGGGGCTGCGCTTCCCGCTGTCCGCCGATGCCGTTGCGGCGCTGGGTTACGCGGACGTGCCGGCCCTCGACGTGCCCCCTTCGTTGCTGTCGTTGCTGCCGGTCGGGCCGACCCTCGATCCGCGGGCGGCGGGCGCATAG
- a CDS encoding WXG100 family type VII secretion target, with translation MSQPKLEIHLDELRAALADFHHYQGQAEQIRKTVDGSIRNIGGGWWGEARTAYDHTIQQWLGDYQSMVSVPLENLIAWFNRMIKIMEHAEATNTKS, from the coding sequence ATGTCGCAACCGAAACTGGAAATCCATCTGGACGAACTGAGGGCCGCGCTGGCGGACTTCCACCATTACCAGGGGCAGGCAGAACAGATCCGCAAGACGGTGGACGGCTCGATCCGGAACATCGGGGGCGGGTGGTGGGGTGAGGCCCGAACGGCGTACGACCACACCATCCAGCAGTGGCTGGGGGACTACCAGTCCATGGTCAGCGTGCCGCTGGAGAACCTGATCGCCTGGTTCAACCGCATGATCAAGATCATGGAACACGCCGAGGCGACGAACACCAAGAGCTGA
- a CDS encoding WXG100 family type VII secretion target — protein MAFGITYETVNSAATRLRTESGNLDAVVRDMRKTADRYFAQWHAMSVETYTDAHMKWNKQAAEMQNDLETNIHRLYQIVARYQDGDAQAAKGM, from the coding sequence ATGGCATTCGGAATCACCTACGAGACGGTCAATTCGGCCGCCACGCGACTGCGTACCGAGAGCGGGAATCTCGACGCCGTGGTGCGCGACATGAGGAAGACCGCCGACCGCTACTTCGCCCAGTGGCATGCGATGTCCGTCGAGACGTACACCGACGCGCACATGAAATGGAACAAGCAGGCGGCGGAGATGCAGAACGACCTCGAGACGAACATCCACCGGCTGTACCAGATCGTGGCCCGCTACCAGGACGGCGACGCGCAGGCGGCCAAAGGCATGTGA
- a CDS encoding YbaB/EbfC family nucleoid-associated protein — protein sequence MSTAQRRPDQVAADYARHRAEAVETQRRISALSATVTSAQGLVTVTVDARSEITSLTFNSQQYRRMAAAELAHVVLDTVKRARASVLQQMTEVMPAARLAGMALPDVLAGRVDIERMLPERLEFGTPPLTPGRG from the coding sequence ATGAGTACAGCGCAACGACGCCCCGACCAGGTCGCCGCGGACTACGCCCGGCACCGGGCCGAGGCGGTGGAGACCCAGCGGCGGATCTCCGCACTGTCCGCGACCGTGACCTCGGCCCAGGGCCTGGTCACCGTGACCGTTGACGCCCGGTCGGAGATCACCTCGCTGACCTTCAACTCCCAGCAGTACCGCCGGATGGCCGCCGCCGAGCTGGCGCACGTCGTCCTCGACACCGTCAAGCGCGCCCGGGCGAGCGTCCTGCAGCAGATGACCGAGGTCATGCCGGCGGCTCGCCTCGCCGGCATGGCCCTGCCGGACGTGCTGGCCGGCAGGGTCGACATCGAGCGGATGCTCCCCGAACGTCTCGAGTTCGGCACACCGCCGCTCACCCCCGGCCGCGGCTGA